From the Xylocopa sonorina isolate GNS202 chromosome 9, iyXylSono1_principal, whole genome shotgun sequence genome, the window CCAACCGTTCGGAACGATCGAAATCCATAAAAATACATTGCTTACCTTAATATGACAGGAATACAGAAGCTCACTTTAAACTTGGATGTAAACACAAGCATTTTTTAATGGAATTGACACCAGGGCAGCTTAAATAATCAACGAAAAAACACTCTTTACATCGCGGACAACGTTATTTCACCATTCGAGATTTTATTACGTTATTAAATACCACAATAAATACGAGAATTCACGATCTCTTCGGAAAACATCCATCGAAAACTAAAGATGGCAGCCATTCTTCTGTACAAAACAAAGGTTCACATCCACGGACTCGCAAGCAATGAAGCCTCGAACCCAGATAACTTCCGGCGCTGCTGTCAGCCCGCCATTTTCGATCAATCAAAATTATACGGTCTTGTTTCGGAGAAATCCATAGTGCGATACCATTTAGAGCTTAAGTTACGTTATACTATTTTCGTAGAATAGTCGCACAAACTTTTTCTTCCAAAAACTACACGTGTATTTGCCTTTTTATTAATTCTACTCAAATCTACGACCTTAATGTTGAACATCGCTGGTAGCTGGCGCCTAAATCGAATCGTTAGTTCAAAATGCCATCTGGTTTGAAATATATGAGTAAACGTTCTGCTGCCAACTTCAAGGGAAGTGAAATAAGTATTTTATGTTTATCTCTTTTTTTGCTTGATTAAAAAAGGAAATATACAAAAATTACAAGATCTACCGTGAATCAATGATAGCCGAGCATATTCCTCGATAGATCGGCTACCGTTCAATTGTCTCGCCCGACGACGTACGTTTTTATATCAATGTCAGATCGGTACATATCGTGATCGAAGTCGACTgacatttaaataattattaacgCGAACGTCATTGGGAAAGTTGGCAGTATTTGTCAAGTTTGTACGGTATGAAAATTCTACGATCTCTGTTGCTTAGGTTATTGATTTCTATATGCGATATATATAACATATGTtttgaaaaaacaaaaaaacttTAGAACGTAATTCCTAGTGGCTCTTGAATGAGAGATATTTAATGAATTTATTTTAGGAATCTGCTGCCTATGATGTCTTATAAGTACGCGTAGATGTTAGTTCGAAAATAGTTGAAACAGAAGAACGGAAAAAATGCGACAGTTAAATTGTTTTTACTTTCTAATCATGAATATTAGAAAGATAAATAGATTGAATTTGTTTAACTTTACTTAAGCGAATTTTCACTTATTTAtcaacttctttttattatattACATTATTGTTATTTAATTTAGAAGATTTCCAAATATCGGACAAAAATATCTTGTATAAAGTAGTTTTTATCATTGTGATAATAAAAAAACCAATGTTTCCTACAGATTAATAGATAATGTTTTAGATGTAAGCAAAATTATTTGTTTGTAGCGTTTAGAAATGGCAGAAGCTGATCCACAGCTAAAGCGACTATTACTCCCAGCCGAAGAGACTCTGTTTGAACAATTATTAAGATTTGGACTCTACATTGGCGCTATATTCCAAGTTGTATGTTTATTGGCGATAGTAGTTTATCAAGCCGGGCCCTCCGATGGTGTAGCTGCTTTAAAAGTATAAATAATTTAATCTTAAGTTACTTACAGACATTGCCTTATTGTAAATTCACTGCAGGATGATCCAAGCGATGTAGAATGCTCTGAGAATAGTCCTCAGGTTACGCCAAGAAGACCCCACAGACCACGAAAgcaggaaaaaaagaagagacggTGAATCGATTGTTTAACTGCGCAAAGAATATATTAATCAGCAGTGATACTCGTCGTGTAATcgtgtaatttatttatttaaaaatatgttTTAAACATTATGTATACGTATATCGAATGATTTGAATAAAATTTTATTCTATAACCAGATGAAAACATACGTTCGTGGTTACAATTCATCTTTTCATCTCTACAGAAACTTCAAATTTAATAACTTACTCATAATTCATTTCTTTCTTGTTTTCATATCAAAAATGTACGTTGTAAAGAATCACAACTGACACCTACGATTCCATATCTTTTATCGAAGGATTTCTTGTTCTCTCGAAAATTTAAATTTCGATAAAAAATCGATTGTTCGATATGGCATTGAAACGCACACGATCCATGTGCAAGCAATATATGAAGCAGATATTTAAAGAAAGTGAAAATATCGTACAACGtgtttaatatttattgcattttcatttatttacgTCCATGTTTTTTCATCTCATACTATCCTCTATGAACAGTAATattaacatagtaatgagatcatAGTAATAGGAATGAAAACCATCGAGTTCCACTTTCGTACAATGCATTTAATGGCTGCGTTTAGTTCAAAGAATTTGAAAGGGGATGCAAACACATGTACTTCCTAAATAATAATTTCCAATCAATTAAGAAAGAAAAATTAAGATGCATTCGATGGGTACATTATCGCCACAAGATATTTTAGCAGAGGTTAGAAAATTCATTTCCGGAGCGATTCGACCAACTCATAGCACGAGTACGCTCGACGTGACACGAACAGCATTATCTTTACTACGAAATGTACCTGCTGCAAGAGATGCGGTACTTGAATACTTTTGCAACGTGTTTTTCGTTGCAGTTACCAAATATGTTCGTCAAATCGAAGTAAGTTTAATTACAGGTGATATGTATAATCTTTTTGAAGTAAACTTTGTCAGTGAACTTTCTTTTTAGACGAACCAAAATTTAACGATATGCGAGGAGTCTATAATAGCTGAAATTCACACTGTATTAAGCAGTTTCATTAACGGAAACCCGGAAGCATGGGCACCAATTATTTCAGCGTGGTCATTGGAGTTGTTAGGCATGTAGTATCAAAGTGTCTCGGGTCAGACTGTTGTAATAGTGTCGTTTTTATTATAGGCAAGCTGTCCTCTGATTATGCGAAACGTGGAAATTTACCTGGTAATGCAGGAATTAACGATTTCCTTCAACAATGGATGTCTTGCCGTGCCACTCGCACTTTGATCGATATCACAGCGCAATGTCTCCAATGTCTAATGCATTCAGACACAGAGTCTTGCATTAAAGCACTTTTAGATACTAGCGTGGTACACAGTCCATATTTCGATTGGGTAGTGGCACATGTTGGAAGCTGCTTTCCAAACACAGTCATTACCAGAGTGTTATCCTGTGGCCTGAAAGATTTTTGTGCAGTTGAACATGAGCTTAATGTTAAAAATCCTAAATTGAATTCGGTTGTTGGAATTTTAGGACATTTAGCTGGTAGTCACTTTCAAGATATTAGAGCAGCATTGTTAGACTTATTCAAAGTAAAATCTCTATTAAATATTGTAATATTAATTCAGGACTTTTATTAGATATAttttaatagtaataataataataatcataataataataatattaatattacttATAGTGGAGTTTAGAGGAAGATGTAAATATCGATGAGGATATAAAAAACCAAAAATTGGCTACCGTCCCGTTTCTTCTAAATCTTGCATCACTTTCACAAACCCTTCTAAAAGCAATAACTAGCGATGTATTACAAACTTGTAAGTATTTGTATTTAACATCGCCGGAGCGGGTGATAATTTATCGGTTTGTTTCAGTAAAGCCAGATATAATCCCGCAATTAGCTTTGTTTGCGTCAGAGTGGTGCAAGTACTTTGATAATCAACCAGAAGCTCTGATCGACTTGACTGTTCACCTAGTATTAGGCTGTGAACAAGGAGCATCTCAgataataaatattttactaGATACCAGTTTAAACACAAGCAATGTTGGATATCATAGTGTTAACGCTGCTCAAAGCGTAAAAAATGTATGCTCCGAAATTCTAGAGCGGATGTTACAGGAAATTGACTTACTCTTGAGGGCGCAGGGACCGCAATCCGCAAATATTGCTTTATTAAATTCTATCAAGCAAGAATTACCAGTGATGCTACCGTTACTTTTAAATCAAAATCCATTGCGAGTTCAAACAACTGTCAGATTGCTATGTTTCCTTGGAAGTCAAAGCCCCAATATATTAATATCTGCAGCATCATACATGTTGGTTAAAGCTGTAACTACTTTCCATCTTGCTGCATTAATACGGCTTATTTCTAATAACATCGTACTATTCTTCTCGAATAAGTCTGAAACGGAAAATGTATTAGCTAGCTATGGCTACTTTACGCAAGTCGTAGAACAAGCGCTCAGAGAAATAAATTACAAGAATGTTGTAGAGATACGAGAAGCAGGACAGCTGTTTCAAAATCTTACAGTATTGTTAAAGTAAGTACATCAGACACTTACGTATATACAAATAGCTGTACCATTTACGTTTCTTCCGTTCTTGCATAACTTTTTCTTGCTACAGATGGGAGAAATCTAACAAAGTAACGCTGTTCCGATCGAAAATGATAACGCAGGCCATAAAATCCAATTTACATCAAATTTCTGCTCTGTTAACGAAAACAACCGACTTTGATTTAGCCAACGATATCGCTAAAATGTTAGATTTATTTAGTACGCCCGAAAAAGATAATTTCACACCAAAcgtagaacttactttgaaattaaCAAGAGCCGTTATTCAGTACTTCTTTTTATGTATAGCAGCAGGTGGTAAGTATTCGATTTTTCCGTTAAAAGTGTCTAGGCAAAGGTTCAATAAACTCTTTGCTCTTAGATATCACCAAAAAACAGCAGGGTGTGAAAATCACCTGTCACTTATTAAAAGAATTAACTTCTTACTCGCCGTGCGCTCGAGTTTTGGCTCTAAGAGAAATTTTGGGACATAGTATCAACAACGATCCTGCTAAATATTTCGGAGCGAAAGAAAAATTTGAACCGAAATTTGAGGAAGCGTTACTCTTACATCAAAATCATAAACAGGCAAATATatattgataataataataaagaatTACGTGTAATGGTTATCTCTAAAGATTACGAAAATCTTATTCTAACGTAGGTGACGAGTACTATGTTGGCTCAAAAACACTCTTCGGTATTCCATGCTGGAGTGATTGGACACGGTCCTCGAAGACCGCCGCCAGAAAATACAATTGACAAAGAAATTATTACCctgaataaaatattacttatagacGTAATAAAGGTAACATTTTCGAAAGCATAACTATTAAATACAATTGTTAAATTACAATTTATTCAACATTTAAATTTGATAGGCTTGTTGTAGTAATCGAGAATCGGAACGGTATCCTGTGAACCTCGACGCACTAACGATGGTCAGTTTATTGTTAGTCGAGCTAGTTTCACCCGACGTCATGTATAATGGATTACCGTGGCCTGACGAAGAATTTACAAAAGTATGATTAACAATCAATCAAATATTATAATTGCAATCTTAACAATTGGTATGTGGTAATACAATGTGTTCAATTATTGTCAGGTCACGATAGAAAGAGATTTACAAATACGTCGAACGTTTAAGGATGTGCCATTATTATGGACATTGTTAGAATTAACAGCCTGGTACAGACCGGCTTTGGCTTATTGTTCGGTTCTGTTAAGAGGTATCGCTGCCACGGTCATGGCTAACTGGAATACAGAAGAAGGTGTTTTACTTGTGAGTGTAATGGCACTTGGCCAATTATTACCATCGCCATTGGCAAGTATAAGGGACATTTTGCCGGTTTTAGAGACACATCAGGTGCGTGTTTACCATATAACAATATTACTCGGCAACATtcaaatttataataaaatatgtattattgtagataaatattataatgaaagaGTGTGTATGGGCTTATATGCGTGAAAATATTCCGTCACCGGCTCTTTTCACGCGTAGCGAAGGAGCTAATATTGCTTGGCGAGATACAGACACTTCCACTCCTAATTTACGATTTACAGAAACACTTCGTTTGGTTCTGTTATCCAACATTCACACTCTGGGCCCACTTTATGCTATTCTGTTTTACAAcgaaaacaaataatttatttcgcgTGTTCCTATCATTCCTGTTTATAAACTGTTTATAAACGGTAAAAGATACTGTGTCACGCCTAAACTGATGTTTTTCATATGAAGATTAATACGACTTTTAAACTTTCACTTTTATAACAAACATTTTTAGATTATTTTATTAAATCACATCTGTAAAACaacatattaattaatatactttgtatttattttaaatgacatCGTCGTGGTTTAATATGTTTAAACGTTGGGCTTTTTTCACTTACTACCCTGGAAGTGCGTAACAATAAATACATTTTCGGTCACATTTTAGTAACAATTATACGTACAAAATAAAAGAGGTACCCATTcgtattatataaaataagaatTAAGTTTACTAATAACTGAGTACAACTAAATAATATACAGTACAATACGATGTACAAATACAATGTACATAACTTATAAATATTTTCCTTCATTTTTGTCTATCTACGTTAACATTTATTCAAACGCAATTCGCTACTCTCGAATGctaatgaaaaaaaaagtaaaaaaaagaatgaaacgaATACAGGTAAGAGCAACAAGGAAAACAaggcaaaaataataaagatttaattttttataaaaGCATATTTTCCTAAATACACGTAAGAAACAAATATTAATTTAGTTTTTCATCATTCTTAATACAGGAATGGTGATATTTATGATGAGCGAACATTGTACGAATTAGTCGGTTGTACGAATACCCTAGGTGGGTGTCTCGTCCTGACGGAATGATTATACATTATGCAATGTGTTCGATTTATATAAACGTAACGATCTTAATCGCACGCTCTGAGTCTTTTACACTTGACTCCGTATCATGCGGAGCATAAAACACTAGTAAAAAAtgctgaaaatatttaattgcttTCTTTCTATGTACATTGCTCGTTGTATGAAAGATATTACACATATTGCGTGTAAATTCAAAACATTCAAACCGCAATGAGTGCCAGTATTTACATTCGAGCATTTTTGTATGTTATGTACGAGTGCGAACCTCTACGCATTGTCAATATGTTGCATCGCTTTTCATGCCTTCTGTCTGTATGATACCGATTGACATAGTGTAAAATTTACTATTAATTTTCCATATATCAAAGGCAGCATTATTTTTCACGATGCGTAAATCAAAGCTATTAATTTCAAGATTAGTAGATGGTAGTCGCGAAAA encodes:
- the LOC143426845 gene encoding protein anon-73B1 — its product is MAEADPQLKRLLLPAEETLFEQLLRFGLYIGAIFQVVCLLAIVVYQAGPSDGVAALKDDPSDVECSENSPQVTPRRPHRPRKQEKKKRR
- the Omd gene encoding integrator complex subunit 5 omd; this translates as MHSMGTLSPQDILAEVRKFISGAIRPTHSTSTLDVTRTALSLLRNVPAARDAVLEYFCNVFFVAVTKYVRQIETNQNLTICEESIIAEIHTVLSSFINGNPEAWAPIISAWSLELLGKLSSDYAKRGNLPGNAGINDFLQQWMSCRATRTLIDITAQCLQCLMHSDTESCIKALLDTSVVHSPYFDWVVAHVGSCFPNTVITRVLSCGLKDFCAVEHELNVKNPKLNSVVGILGHLAGSHFQDIRAALLDLFKWSLEEDVNIDEDIKNQKLATVPFLLNLASLSQTLLKAITSDVLQTLKPDIIPQLALFASEWCKYFDNQPEALIDLTVHLVLGCEQGASQIINILLDTSLNTSNVGYHSVNAAQSVKNVCSEILERMLQEIDLLLRAQGPQSANIALLNSIKQELPVMLPLLLNQNPLRVQTTVRLLCFLGSQSPNILISAASYMLVKAVTTFHLAALIRLISNNIVLFFSNKSETENVLASYGYFTQVVEQALREINYKNVVEIREAGQLFQNLTVLLKWEKSNKVTLFRSKMITQAIKSNLHQISALLTKTTDFDLANDIAKMLDLFSTPEKDNFTPNVELTLKLTRAVIQYFFLCIAAGDITKKQQGVKITCHLLKELTSYSPCARVLALREILGHSINNDPAKYFGAKEKFEPKFEEALLLHQNHKQVTSTMLAQKHSSVFHAGVIGHGPRRPPPENTIDKEIITLNKILLIDVIKACCSNRESERYPVNLDALTMVSLLLVELVSPDVMYNGLPWPDEEFTKVTIERDLQIRRTFKDVPLLWTLLELTAWYRPALAYCSVLLRGIAATVMANWNTEEGVLLVSVMALGQLLPSPLASIRDILPVLETHQINIIMKECVWAYMRENIPSPALFTRSEGANIAWRDTDTSTPNLRFTETLRLVLLSNIHTLGPLYAILFYNENK